Within Amycolatopsis sp. FDAARGOS 1241, the genomic segment TTTTCCAGGCCCGGCCGCTTCAGCAGCCCGACGCCGTGCTCACCCGTGACGGTGCCGCCGAGCGCGAGCGCGTCGGCCACGATGTCGTCGAACGCGGCCTGCGCGCGCCGCCGCGCGTCCTCGTCGCCCAGCGGCGTGCTCAGCAGCGGGTGGAGGTTGCCGTCGCCGATGTGCGCGATGTTCGCGATCAGGGTGTTGTGGCGCTTGGCCGCGAGCTCGATGCGGGCGAGCATCTCGGGCACGAGATGCGTGGGCACGCAGACGTCTTCGGTGAGCAGCGGGCCGAGCCGCTCCAGCGCCGGGTACGCGAGGCGCCGGGCGGCGAACAGCGCGTCGGCCTCCTCCTGGTCCGTCGACTGCGCCGCCCAGGTGGCGCCGGCCTTCTCGAAGCACTCGAGCATCACGGCCGTCTCGTGCTCCCGCGCCGCGCCCGGCGCGTCGCTTCGGCCCAGCAGCACGACCTCCGCGTCGGCCGACAACCCCATGTTCTTCCAGTCGTCCACGGCCTCGAGGCAGTGGCGGTCGACGAGCTCCAGCGCCGAGGGCACCACGCCGGCGGCGACGATCGCGGCGGCCGCCTGCCCCGCGGCGACGGTGGAGTCGAAGTAGCCGGCGACGGTGGCTTCGGCCGCGCGCTGCGCCTTCAGCCGCACGGTGATCTCGGTGATCACGCCGAGCGTGCCCTCGGAGCCGACCATGAGCCCGGCGAGGTCGTAGCCCGCCACGCCCTTCGCAGTGCGGCGGCCGAGGCGCACGAGCTCCCCCGTGCCCGTGACGACCTGCAGCCCGAGCACGTAATCGCGGGTCACGCCGTACTTCACGCAGCACACGCCGCCCGCGTTGGTGGCCACGTTGCCGCCGATCGTCGACCACGGGGAGCTCGCCGGGTCGGGCGGGTACCAGAGGCCGTGCTCGGCGCACGCGGCGCGCAGGTCGTCGTTGACGACCCCGGGTTCGACGACCGCGAGCCGCACGACGGGGTCGATCTCCTTGATCGCCGTCATGCGGTCGGTGACGAGCACGACGCAGCCCGCCACCGCGTTCGCGCCACCGGACAACCCGGTTCCGGCTCCGCGCGTGACCAGCGGGGTGCCGTGCTTGAGGCAGACCTTGACGGTCTGCTGAACGTGTTCGGCCGACCGTGGCCGGACGAGGACCTCGGGCAGTGCCCAGGGCGCCCACTCGGCCTCGTCGTGGGCGAAGCCGCGCAGCACGTCGGGATCGCGGACGAGGACCTCTCCCGGCAGTACGGCTTGCAGGTCGTCGATCAGCATGGGCGCTCCCGTTCCGTCGCGGCTTCTCCCGCCAGATTAGGGCGCGGCGATGTCGAAACGGCGCCTCCTGCTTCGACGTAGGAGTGAGAGCGACTTGAGGAGGCAGCCATGGGAACCACCACCAGCCCACGCGGGATCGCGATGCTGCGCGCCGTCGCCGCCGGTCGCGCGCAGCTCACCTGCAGCGCCGAGCCGGACCTGTTCGTCGACGGCCTGCCGTGCTGCGACCAGTTCACCGCCCACGCCCTGGCCCACGAAGGTCTGGTGCGCCCGGCGCGGCTGGGACTCGTCGGGCAGCAGGTGCCGGCGGAACTGACTGCGGCGGGGCTGTCCCTGCTCACGACGACGGCCACCGCCGCATGAGGGCAGGGCCTCGTCGTCCCGCCCGAGCGCGAGACGACGAGGCCCTGGTCAGAGGGGCGCTCAGGTGTTGAGCGTGCCGTAGACGATGATGTTGTCGAGGTAGCTGTGCGCGGCGGCGTCGAACGCCCCGCCGCACGTGATGAGGCGGATCTGCGGGTCGGTCGTGTTGCCGTACACCGCTTCCGTCGGGAACGACTTCTTGGCGATCTGGTCGACCTTCGTGACGGTGAACGTGGCCTTCGACCCGTCCTGCCTGCCGATCACGACCTGGTCGCCTTTCTTCACCTCGTGCAGCCGCCAGAAGATGCCCTTCTGGTGGTTGCCGTCGATGTGGCCGAGCACCACGGCCGGGCCGACCTGCCCGGGCGTCGGGCTGTTGGAGTACCAGCCGGCCTGCAGCGGCTCGGTCACCGGCGGGACCTGCACGGTCTTGTCGGGGTTGAGGCCGAGGGGGACCAGCGACGAGTGGGCGTCGATGCTCGGCACGTCGAGCGAGACCGGCACCGAGCGCACCAGCCCGACGGCGGGCGCGGCGGAGCTCGCGGGCGCGGTCGGCTGCTGCGCCGGCGTCGGCGAACCGCAGCCGATCAGCGCGAAGTTCGCGACGAGGGCCAGCAGCAGCCCGAAGAGTCCGAACCGGCGACGGGTCACTGAACGGTCACCGCGGCGAGCGAGCCGTCACCGGTCTCCGGCGCACCGGCCGGGATGACCGAGACCTGGCCGGGGCCTTCGGCGGGCGGCTTGGCGGGCGCGGTGGGCGTGCTCGGGGTGCCCGGCGTCGTCGTGGCGGCGACCTTCGCGCAGGTCGAGGAGGCGAGCACGATGTCGCCGCTGCCCAGCGCACCAGTGGCCTTGCCGTCGAGGAGCTTGATGTGCAGCGCGTTGACGGTGACGCTGCCGTCCTCGTGCTTGATCTGCTCGTTGACGATCACCTGCACCACGCCGGGCACACCGATCTTCTGGTTGGGCGCGGTGCCCACGGGCAGCTTGCCGATGCGGCCGAGGTCGAGGCCGGCGAGCTCGGACGACGCCTTGATGCCGTCGGGCGTCGACGTGCACTCGGAGCTGATCACGCGTGCCTTCGGCGTCGAGCCCGCGAGCGGGGCGAGCACGGGCAGCTTGGCGTCGACGATCGCGGCCTTCGCTGTGACGTCCGGGTCACCCCGCTTGGCCGAGCTGGTGATCGCCTTCGCCGTGACCAGGCCCTTGAGCGGCGCGTCGACCACCGACGCGGACGTGGGCCCGTCCGTGTTCGACGGCGAGATCTTGCCCGTCTCCACCGAGATCCCCTTGTCCCCCAGCACTCCCGCCAGCAGCGAGACCGAAGCGGAAGCGCCGTAGGCCGACCCCGCGGGCGCGTCGGCGGCGACCGCGGCCGGGGCGGCGGCGAGGAGGGCGAGAGCGGGGGCAGCGACCGCGAGGGTCCGTCCGCGCAGCAGGGCAGAACGCATGAATTGTCCTTTCGAACACCAAAAAATTGACCCGCCGACGGACCCCCGAATCCGCGTGTGAGGCGACGCAACTGTCGATCACCGGCGAGGCCGTGACGCTATCAAGAGGGCTCGGAATGACAAAGCAAGATCCTCTGCACAGTGCGCCGATCAAGCCGGGTCAGTGACCACATTTCTCGCAGTTTCACCACTAACGTGTGATGTAACACGGTGCGGCCGCACCGTTTCCCTACTCAGCGCTCTGCGGCCCCGGCGCCCACCGGCGGGTTTCCGATTCCGCCACTCTTGCGGGTGATCCTGAGGGCGGGTGCTACGCGGGTACCGACCGTGATGTGACCGCTACGAGGTTCTGTGTGTTTCCCATCAATTTTTGCGCCGGAAGCAACTTTTCCACGATGGGCGAAATCGTCCACTATGGAGCGTGGAACGGCATTCACCGCCACCTCCGGCAGCCCCCAGAGTCACCGCCCGGCGGATCTGTTCACCGGACCGAGGAACGACAGTCGAGGGCTTGGACGGCGGCCGGCCACCGCCATCGAGGGGAGCGGGACCCTCCTCGAGGGCGGTGGCCCGGCCTCACTTCAGGTGCCGGGCGAAGAACCGGTTCCCGTCCTCCCCCTCGAACTGCGGGACGCCGGTGTGCCCGCCCAGGTTGGCGTGCAGCGTCTTCTCCCGGGAGCCGAAGGCGTCGAACACGTGCAGGGCCCGCTGCCGGTCGTTTCCTTCGTCGTCCCACTGCAGCAGGACGTGCAGCGGAATTTTGACCTGCCGGGCCTCCTCGAGCATGGAGCGGGGCACGAAACTCCCGGCGAACAGCACGGCGGCCGAGATGCGCGGCTCGACCACCGCCAGCCGGATACCGATGGCGATCACCCCTCCCGCATACCCGACCGGTCCACCGATCTCGGGGAGCGTGAGGAGCGCGTCCACGGCGGCCCGCCATTCCGGGACCGCCTTTTCGACCAGCGGAAGGACCAGTCGGTCGATGATGCCGTCGTCGACCGGCTCGCCGGCCTCCAGCACGCGGCGCAGGTCGGCGCGGGCCTCCTCGGCGGCGGCGGACCGGGGCCGGTCACCGCTCCCGGGGAGCTCGATGGTGGCCGCGGCGTAGCCCTCCGCCGCGCAGTGCCGGGCCCTGGCCACCAGCCGGGGGTACATCTTGCGCAGTCCGCCGGGGTGGCCGAGCAGGATCAGCGGGGCCGGTGCGGATGCGGATCCGGGCGTCCACAGGATGCCGGGGATCTCGCCGAGGGTGAATTCGCGCTCGAGGACACTGTCGTCGAGGCGTTGTCCGGAAGTGAACCGCATGGTCGTGCCTTTCGGGAGTGCTCGTGAACGGCGCTCCCGGACGACTATCGCCCGGCCGTGACCCCGGAGGGGAGCACCCCTGTCGAAACGTTCACGGGTACCACCTCCTCGTTCTCTCGCACGGCCTCCGGGAAGTTAGCAGCGGCCGCCGTGGTCCGCCAACACGTTTTTCGCCGGCTCCGTGGCCGGATGCCACAGAGCCGGATCCGGGTTCGTCACTTCGCGGTGCGAGCGAGGAGTTTGCCCGCCTCCCACAGCAGCAACAGCGCGAGCGCCGGCACCAGCGCCCAGAAGAACTGGAACAGGTCGAGGTCCGTGGTGCCCAGCAGCTTGTTGAACACGTCCATCTTGATGACCAGCACCGCGAGCACGAACTCGCCCAGCATCGCCCAGTTCATCTGCTTGCTGTCGAACGTGGCGGTGGTGAACGCGGTGCCCGGTTCGCTGCGGCACTCGACCGCGGCGACGATCAGGCACAGGGCGAAGGCCGTGAAGGCGATCGTGGTGGCGATCTCCGCGCTGCCGTAGTGCGACCGGCCGAACGACAGCAGCAGGAGCAGGCCGACGGTGATCGCGAGCCCGGAGAGCCCGACGGTGACGAACACCGGCAGCGTGAGCACGGACGCGCCCCGCGGCCGCGGCCGGAGGTTCATCAGGCCCGGCGTTTCGCGGTCGAAGCCGAGCGCGAAGCCGAAGGGCGCGTTGACGATGAAGTGGATCCACAGCACCTGCGCGGGCGAGAACGGTTCGCCCGCGGCGATGTTGAACAGGCTGGCGCCCAGGAAGGTCAGGACGAACACGACCAGCAGCACCAGGACGAAACGGATGTACTTGGTGAGGTTGTCGTAGATCTTGCGGCCCTGTTCGACGGCGAACACGATCGTCGCGAAGTTGTCGTCGGAGAGGATCATCCGGCTGGCGTTCTTCGCGACGTCGGTGCCGCTGCCCATCGCGATCCCGAGGTCGGCCGCTTTGATGGCGGGCGCGTCGTTGACGCCGTCGCCGGTCATGGCGACGACGTCGCCCTTCTTCTTGAGCGTGTCGGCGAGGATCACCTTGTGCTCGGGCGACACGCGGCCGACCACGCATCGGTGGTTCGGACCACACCGGTAGATCGGCGAAGCACGGCCGACCTCGCCGTCGGCGCGGCCGTGATCGACGTCGTCCCGCGTCCGGCCCAGCTACGAGCCGCCCTTTGCGGGGTTCGCGGCGAGGCCGGTGCGCTGAAGCTTCTGCCACGGCAGCTGCGCCCCCGCGATCGCGGTCACCACTGACTGCACGACAACGAGGTACATCAGCTGCCGGTACACGAACTGCTGCAACGGGAGCAGGAGCAGCGAACGCAGCCGCTCACCGTCGAGCCGGAAGGCGATCACCGCGGGAATCGCTTGCAGCACCAGGAAAACCAGCCAGTACGCGCACACCGTGAGCGCGTCGCTGGTGAGGATCCCGAAGAGCGCCGCGGCGTCGACGAGCGGCGCCAGGACCGGAAGCAGCACCTGGAACAGCAGCAGGTACGGCAAGCCACGCCGGCCGAGGCGGCCGGCGGCGCCACGTTCGAACACGGCGCGGCGGTGCTTCCACACGGCCTGCAGAGTGCCGTAGCACCACCGGTACCGCTGCTTCCACAGCTGGCCGAGCGTGGCCGGCGCTTCGGTCCAGGCGCGTGCTTCCTGCTCGTAGACGACCCGCCAGCCGGCGCGTTCCATGGCCATGGTCAGATCCGTGTCTTCGGCCAGCGTGTCGACGGGAATGCCGCCGAGCCGCAGCACCGCGGACCGGCGGAAGGCGCCGATCGCACCCGGCACGGTCGGCATGCACTGCAGGACGTCGTAGAACCGGCGGTCGAGGTTGAAACCGATCACGTACTCGATGTGCTGCCACTGCCCGAGCAGGCCACGGCGGTTGCCGACCTTCGCGTTGCCGGACACCGCCCCGACGTCGGGGTCGGCGAAGTGCTGGACCAAAGTGCGCACGGTACCGGGTTCCAGCACCGTGTCGCCGTCGACGAGCACCACGAGCTCGGTGGGCGCCGCGGCGATGCCGGTGTTGAGCGCCGCGGCCTTCCCCGCGTTCGCCTGCCGGATCAACCGGACGCGCCGGCCCACGTACTTCTCGACGAGTTCGGCGGTGCCGTCGGTCGATCCGTCGTCGACGACGATCACCACGACGCGGTGGTCGGAAGCCAGGACCGAACGGATCGTGGCCTCGATCCCGGCGCGCTCGTTGTAGGCGGGAACGATGACCGTGACCGCAGCGGTGACGGCGCGCAGCCGCATCGACCGTCGCCGCCGCACGTGCACCGCGGTGGTGATCAGCGTGACCAAGGTGCGCAACGCGGCGAGCACGCTGGCGACGATCAGCAGCACGATCAGCGAGCTCGCGACCACGCCGCTGGCCTGCACGGCCCCGATCAGCAGCCAGCCGGCCGCCCGTTGGCCGAACCCGGCGGGGGCGCCGGCCGAGCCGAGCCCGACGGCGGCGCTCACCGGACCCAGCCGCCACCCCTTGGCCTGCAACGCCGGGATCAACCGCTCCAGCGCCGCCACCGTCTGCGAACGGTCACCACCCGCGTCGTGCATCAGCAGGACGGTTCCCCGATCGTCCTTCGGGGTCGCGTTCGCCACGATCGAGGCGACCCCGGGCCGTTGCCAGTCTTCGGAGTCGGTGTCGGAGAGCACGGCGATCTTGCCGTCGGCGCCGATCCGCTGGATCGAGGTCCAGGCCGGATCGTCGATCGATGCGGGGGTGGCGGAGTACGGCGGCCGGACCAGCGCCGGGGACACTCCTGCCGCGCCTGCCACGGCGAGATCGGTGAAGCGCAGTTCGAGCTGCGTGCGCAGCTCGCCCACCGAACGGAGATCGACGTGGGTGGCCGTGTGGTTGCCGATGTCGTGGCCGTGGGCCGCGATGTCGCGCACCAGCCCCGGGTACTCCGCCGCATGCGCGCCCGTGACGAAGAACGTGGCCTTGACGTGGTAGCGGTCGAGCACGGCGAGGATCGCCGGGGTCCAGGTCGGGTCGGGCCCGTCGTCGAAGGTGAGGGCCAGGGTCTTGTCCTGCGGGCGCCGTACGTCCGGCGAGCCGGTGCGGGCGTCGATCAGGGACCCACCGGTCCGCACCTCGGTGGGCACTCCTGATGCGGTGGTCTGGGGCGCGTTCTCATCACTGGAGAACTCACCCAGAACCACGGCGTGCAGCCCGAGCAGGCCGACGACGGCCGCCAGCACCACGATCAGCAGGAACCAGTGCGCACGCGGGGCCGGAGCGCCTCTCCGGGGCCGGTGGCGGCCGGTGGCCATCACGGCCGCGGCTTCTTGCTGGTGTCGTCCTTGCCCGGGGGCGTGTCCGGGGCGTGGGTACTGCGGTGGTCGACGCCCGGAGCTGTCTTGGTGGTCGTGGCGGGCGGCTGCACGGCGGTGGCGGCCACCGATCGCTCGGGGGCGCCGCCTGCCTCACCGGGCGTCGTGTCAGCGCTGGATTCCGGTGTCGGAGGTGCCTCGCTCGTGGCGCTGCGATCCGGCGGGTCCGCAGGCGTTGTGGCGACGTCGGTGTGGCCGGGTCCCAGCTGGGTGATCGGCACGAGGAGGGGCGACGGAACCGGGGCACCGAGCAACGCGGCGACCAGAACAGCGACGTACCCGACGGTCAGGACACCGCCACCGATCGCCACCCGCCGGAAGATCTTCCGCCGCCGCCCCGTCGTGTCCACGAACACCGGTGGCTCCGTTGCCGATTCGGCAGCGTCGTCTTCCACGAGATCAACAGGGTCGGGCATGTGTCACTCCATCGGCGGGGACGCCCACCTAAACACACCACGATCCGTGACCGAACCCCCGATCCGCTTTGCGGCAGGCAATCTCACACACCGATCAAGCCGAAACCTTGGTACAGGGCAACTCCAGGGGTTCGCGCCTCACAGCGAGCTACCGCAGTGCTACGCCTCGGTTCCGGCAGGTGGCACGGACAGCCGCCGCGCCATCAGCAGTATTCGGCCGTTGTGCGGAGCCGAAACCCACGCCTCAGCGGCTGGCGAGCCAGGGCGCGAGCAGCGCTTCCAGATCCGCATCCGACAACTGCCGCGGGCCCTCGCCGAATCCCTGCCACCGGGAAGCGTCACGGGCGGCGTGGAAGTCCACGGAGTACGCGCGCATCAGCACGTACATGAACGACACCGGATCGAACCGCTCGCCCAGCAGCGTGCGAGCCGTACGGGCCACATCGGTGGCCGTGCGCCCGCCGGTCAGTTTGAGTTCCTCGGCAGCCGGATCGAGCAGGCTGGGGGTCGACATCAAGGCAACTTCTCCATCACTGAAACGAAAACTCAGCCCTCGGCGGCCAGCTGGCCGCACGCGGCGGCGATGTCCTGACCACGGGTGTCGCGCACGGTGCACGCAACGCCACCCGCGTTGACCAGGCGCACGAACTCGCGCTCGACGGGCTTCGGGGAGGCGTCCCACTTCGAACCCGGCGTCGGGTTCAGCGGGATCACGTTCACGTGCACCAGCTGGCCCAGGTGCTTGCGCAGGCGACGGGCCAGCAGCTCCGCCCGCCACGGCTGGTCGTTGATGTCCCGGATCAACGCGTACTCGATCGACACCCGCCGGCCCGACGTGTCCGCGTAGTACCGCGCAGCCGAGAGCACCTCGTCGACCGACCACCGGTTGTTCACCGGCACCAGCGTGTCCCGCAACTCGTCGTCCGGCGTGTGCAGCGAGACAGCCAGCCGCACCTGCATCTTCTCGTCCGCCAGCTTCCGGATCGCCGGCGCCAGACCCACGGTCGACACCGTCACCGAACGCTGCGAAATCCCCAGACCCGACGGAGCCGGCTCCGTGATCCGCCGAACCGCCGCCACCACGCGCTTGTAGTTCGCCAGTGGTTCGCCCATGCCCATGAACACGATGTTCGACAGGCGTCCGGGACCACCGGGCATCGCGCCGTCGCGCATGACCGCGGCGGCCGAGCGGACCTGGTCCACGATCTCGGCCGTCGACAGGTTGCGGTCGAGACCGCCCTGGCCGGTGGCGCAGAACGGGCACGCCATGCCGCAACCGGCCTGGCTCGAAATGCACAGCGTCGCGCGATCCGGGTAGCGCATGAGCACGCTTTCGAGCAGCGTGCCGTCGTGGGCGCGCCACAGCGTTTTGCGCGTGGCCCCGGCGTCAGCCGACAGCGCGCGGACCTCGGTGAGCAGCGGCGGCATCAGCTCCGCGACGAGCCGCTCGCGCGACGCGGCCGGGATGTCGGTCATGTCCGCCGGGTCGACGGTCAGCCGCGAGAAGTAGTGGTTCGACAACTGCTTGGCGCGGAACGCCTTCTCCCCCAGTCCGACCACGGCCTCGGCACGCTCGGCGGACGAGAGGTCGGCGAGGTGGCGCGGCGGCAGGCCGCGCTTGGGCGCGTCGAAAACAAGGGGGAGCGCAGTCATGACCGATCCAGTATTCCACGTCCACCGGACACGCCGGTCAG encodes:
- a CDS encoding FAD-binding oxidoreductase, with the translated sequence MLIDDLQAVLPGEVLVRDPDVLRGFAHDEAEWAPWALPEVLVRPRSAEHVQQTVKVCLKHGTPLVTRGAGTGLSGGANAVAGCVVLVTDRMTAIKEIDPVVRLAVVEPGVVNDDLRAACAEHGLWYPPDPASSPWSTIGGNVATNAGGVCCVKYGVTRDYVLGLQVVTGTGELVRLGRRTAKGVAGYDLAGLMVGSEGTLGVITEITVRLKAQRAAEATVAGYFDSTVAAGQAAAAIVAAGVVPSALELVDRHCLEAVDDWKNMGLSADAEVVLLGRSDAPGAAREHETAVMLECFEKAGATWAAQSTDQEEADALFAARRLAYPALERLGPLLTEDVCVPTHLVPEMLARIELAAKRHNTLIANIAHIGDGNLHPLLSTPLGDEDARRRAQAAFDDIVADALALGGTVTGEHGVGLLKRPGLENELGPAVLAMHRAVKNALDPHGILNPGKVIAFHSVE
- a CDS encoding class F sortase codes for the protein MTRRRFGLFGLLLALVANFALIGCGSPTPAQQPTAPASSAAPAVGLVRSVPVSLDVPSIDAHSSLVPLGLNPDKTVQVPPVTEPLQAGWYSNSPTPGQVGPAVVLGHIDGNHQKGIFWRLHEVKKGDQVVIGRQDGSKATFTVTKVDQIAKKSFPTEAVYGNTTDPQIRLITCGGAFDAAAHSYLDNIIVYGTLNT
- a CDS encoding choice-of-anchor P family protein, coding for MRSALLRGRTLAVAAPALALLAAAPAAVAADAPAGSAYGASASVSLLAGVLGDKGISVETGKISPSNTDGPTSASVVDAPLKGLVTAKAITSSAKRGDPDVTAKAAIVDAKLPVLAPLAGSTPKARVISSECTSTPDGIKASSELAGLDLGRIGKLPVGTAPNQKIGVPGVVQVIVNEQIKHEDGSVTVNALHIKLLDGKATGALGSGDIVLASSTCAKVAATTTPGTPSTPTAPAKPPAEGPGQVSVIPAGAPETGDGSLAAVTVQ
- a CDS encoding dienelactone hydrolase family protein, giving the protein MRFTSGQRLDDSVLEREFTLGEIPGILWTPGSASAPAPLILLGHPGGLRKMYPRLVARARHCAAEGYAAATIELPGSGDRPRSAAAEEARADLRRVLEAGEPVDDGIIDRLVLPLVEKAVPEWRAAVDALLTLPEIGGPVGYAGGVIAIGIRLAVVEPRISAAVLFAGSFVPRSMLEEARQVKIPLHVLLQWDDEGNDRQRALHVFDAFGSREKTLHANLGGHTGVPQFEGEDGNRFFARHLK
- a CDS encoding HAD-IC family P-type ATPase; this translates as MVGRVSPEHKVILADTLKKKGDVVAMTGDGVNDAPAIKAADLGIAMGSGTDVAKNASRMILSDDNFATIVFAVEQGRKIYDNLTKYIRFVLVLLVVFVLTFLGASLFNIAAGEPFSPAQVLWIHFIVNAPFGFALGFDRETPGLMNLRPRPRGASVLTLPVFVTVGLSGLAITVGLLLLLSFGRSHYGSAEIATTIAFTAFALCLIVAAVECRSEPGTAFTTATFDSKQMNWAMLGEFVLAVLVIKMDVFNKLLGTTDLDLFQFFWALVPALALLLLWEAGKLLARTAK
- a CDS encoding bifunctional polysaccharide deacetylase/glycosyltransferase family 2 protein, with translation MATGRHRPRRGAPAPRAHWFLLIVVLAAVVGLLGLHAVVLGEFSSDENAPQTTASGVPTEVRTGGSLIDARTGSPDVRRPQDKTLALTFDDGPDPTWTPAILAVLDRYHVKATFFVTGAHAAEYPGLVRDIAAHGHDIGNHTATHVDLRSVGELRTQLELRFTDLAVAGAAGVSPALVRPPYSATPASIDDPAWTSIQRIGADGKIAVLSDTDSEDWQRPGVASIVANATPKDDRGTVLLMHDAGGDRSQTVAALERLIPALQAKGWRLGPVSAAVGLGSAGAPAGFGQRAAGWLLIGAVQASGVVASSLIVLLIVASVLAALRTLVTLITTAVHVRRRRSMRLRAVTAAVTVIVPAYNERAGIEATIRSVLASDHRVVVIVVDDGSTDGTAELVEKYVGRRVRLIRQANAGKAAALNTGIAAAPTELVVLVDGDTVLEPGTVRTLVQHFADPDVGAVSGNAKVGNRRGLLGQWQHIEYVIGFNLDRRFYDVLQCMPTVPGAIGAFRRSAVLRLGGIPVDTLAEDTDLTMAMERAGWRVVYEQEARAWTEAPATLGQLWKQRYRWCYGTLQAVWKHRRAVFERGAAGRLGRRGLPYLLLFQVLLPVLAPLVDAAALFGILTSDALTVCAYWLVFLVLQAIPAVIAFRLDGERLRSLLLLPLQQFVYRQLMYLVVVQSVVTAIAGAQLPWQKLQRTGLAANPAKGGS
- the rlmN gene encoding 23S rRNA (adenine(2503)-C(2))-methyltransferase RlmN; translation: MTALPLVFDAPKRGLPPRHLADLSSAERAEAVVGLGEKAFRAKQLSNHYFSRLTVDPADMTDIPAASRERLVAELMPPLLTEVRALSADAGATRKTLWRAHDGTLLESVLMRYPDRATLCISSQAGCGMACPFCATGQGGLDRNLSTAEIVDQVRSAAAVMRDGAMPGGPGRLSNIVFMGMGEPLANYKRVVAAVRRITEPAPSGLGISQRSVTVSTVGLAPAIRKLADEKMQVRLAVSLHTPDDELRDTLVPVNNRWSVDEVLSAARYYADTSGRRVSIEYALIRDINDQPWRAELLARRLRKHLGQLVHVNVIPLNPTPGSKWDASPKPVEREFVRLVNAGGVACTVRDTRGQDIAAACGQLAAEG